Proteins found in one Kluyveromyces marxianus DMKU3-1042 DNA, complete genome, chromosome 2 genomic segment:
- the GIM5 gene encoding Gim5p, giving the protein MSQKIDLTQLNPEQLSAVKQQIDQELQHFSQSLQALNMARSKFKECIEDIKTVSREENANQKLLVPLSGSLYVTGKIKDNKKFMVDVGTGYYVDKSAEEAIEFYQKKVEKLNKESIQIQDIIKEKNQSSIAIENQLRVAAIKQHEQMAAAQKS; this is encoded by the exons ATGTCTCAAAAAA TTGATCTAACACAATTGAACCCAGAACAGCTATCTGCTGTGAAGCAGCAGATAGATCAAGAGCTACAACATTTCTCACAATCCCTACAAGCACTTAACATGGCTCGCTCGAAGTTTAAAGAATGCATAGAAGACATTAAGACCGTAagcagagaagaaaatgcaaaCCAAAAGCTACTAGTACCACTCTCCGGCTCCTTATACGTCACAGGAAAGATCAAGGATAACAAGAAATTTATGGTAGATGTTGGTACTGGCTACTATGTCGACAAATCTGCGGAGGAAGCCATTGAGTTCTATCAAAAGAAAGTAGAGAAGTTAAACAAAGAATCCATTCAAATCCAGGATattattaaagaaaagaatcaatCATCCATAGCAATTGAGAACCAGTTGAGAGTAGCAGCCATCAAACAACATGAACAAATGGCTGCTGCTCAGAAGTCATAG
- the RAD10 gene encoding DNA repair protein RAD10: MSDDTTSFESILANVRKRRAEFEQPNLTPVQQQQGLGSQPQPQAVSKNSTESNAKYTSTNQGSKPIVNSFNQQHDDSNGNNIIIHNQRKANTSQTLNNAASASKTMFVSSSQTGNPLLKSLVNVNWRYVKSTPTAPVNYDYQIRGRNVVFLSLRYHKLHPEYIGKKLLPFRRSEGNILLCVVDVENSEDILRELNKVCMFQGFTMLLAFSFEQAGNYLTFMNK; this comes from the coding sequence ATGTCTGATGATACAACTTCATTCGAAAGCATCCTAGCCAATGtcaggaaaagaagagccGAATTTGAACAACCAAATTTAACACCGGTGCAGCAACAGCAGGGACTCGGATCACAACCCCAACCACAAGCTGTATCAAAAAATTCTACAGAATCCAATGCCAAATACACTAGTACGAATCAGGGGAGTAAACCTATAGTAAACTCGTTCAACCAGCAGCATGACGATTCTAATGGAAATAACATTATAATTCacaatcaaagaaaagcaaaCACTAGTCAAACCCTAAATAATGCTGCTAGTGCTAGTAAGACCATGTTTGTGAGCTCTTCACAAACCGGGAATCCtctattgaaaagtttagTCAACGTGAATTGGAGATATGTAAAGTCCACTCCAACCGCGCCAGTCAATTACGACTATCAGATAAGAGGACGGAATGTAGTATTTCTTTCGTTGAGGTATCACAAATTACATCCTGAATATATAGGGAAGAAACTACTACCATTTAGAAGGTCAGAAGGAAATATTTTGTTAtgtgttgttgatgttgagaATTCAGAGGATATCCTAAGAGAGTTGAACAAAGTATGTATGTTTCAAGGGTTTACGATGCTTCTTGCTTTTTCATTCGAGCAAGCAGGCAACTATTTGACATTTATGAACAAGTAG
- a CDS encoding putative asparagine synthase, protein MCGILAYFRDPSSSTEVNDEFQEYDEQHLSSLNQSLCFESSTELFNKLIPYIVRRGPNYASFRALSDVNATFFSSILSLRTPFTKQSVLVNDRYVLQYNGELYNDQTLDYEGSDNDTAFIMSLLSLLPVEDVIRKCYGEFAYTITDLVEKKVYFGRDSVGKRSLSYRIDGKDIYITSTSGKCADFSDCLAGVIYIYDLKTRSLDVSKSINDHPFKVSDQVDEGLRNLEYYKSELYNKLNRAVYQRVVSIHPLHLENNNISVLFSGGLDCSVVTAILCEQLIKTRRNTNTVIELLNVGFENPRTGKMPADSPDRILALKSTELLKRLYPGCNIKLIEVDVPYEEYLSKRETVVDLIYPKNTEMDLSIAIAFYFASRGRGNVMEGSNRIKYNRTGIVLFSGLGADELYGGYHKLANKSEEELTVELQRQIEGIHDRNLNRDDKVISDHGVEVRYPFLDEEVIRFSVSLPLNYKINKNILRVMARDLLGLEFISDEPKRAIQFGARSAKMTKDSNKKGTDLLKIPTQ, encoded by the coding sequence ATGTGTGGCATTTTAGCTTATTTTAGAGATCCCAGCTCATCTACCGAAGTAAATGATGAGTTTCAAGAGTACGATGAGCAACATCTCAGTTCATTAAACCAATCTCTATGTTTTGAGAGCAGCACCGAGCTATTCAACAAGTTAATTCCCTACATTGTTAGAAGAGGCCCAAATTACGCATCTTTTAGAGCTTTGTCAGATGTCAATGCTAcctttttctcttccatACTTTCACTAAGGACACCATTTACTAAGCAGAGTGTATTAGTTAATGATCGATATGTGCTCCAGTATAATGGAGAATTGTACAATGATCAAACATTAGATTATGAAGGGTCAGATAATGATACGGCTTTTATAATGTCACTTTTGTCTCTATTGCCTGTGGAAGATGTCATTAGAAAATGCTATGGAGAGTTCGCTTACACTATTACTGATTtagttgaaaagaaagtgtATTTTGGTAGAGATAGTGTCGGAAAGAGAAGTTTAAGTTATAGAATTGATGGAAAAGATATCTACATAACAAGCACAAGTGGTAAATGTGCTGATTTTTCGGATTGTTTGGCTGGtgtcatatatatatatgatttgAAAACAAGATCATTGGATGTGTCAAAAAGTATAAACGACCATCCGTTCAAAGTTTCAGACCAAGTTGACGAAGGCTTGAGAAATCTAGAATATTATAAATCAGAATTATACAACAAGCTCAATCGAGCTGTCTACCAACGAGTAGTGTCCATACATCCATTGCATCttgaaaataacaatataaGTGTTTTGTTCTCCGGTGGTTTAGATTGCTCAGTCGTCACCGCTATATTATGCGAGCAGCTTATCAAAACTCGAAGAAATACAAATACTGTGATAGAGTTACTCAATGTTGGATTTGAAAATCCTAGAACGGGTAAAATGCCAGCAGATTCACCTGATAGAATTTTAGCTTTAAAATCTACTGAGTTGTTAAAACGACTGTACCCTGGCTGTAATATAAAGTTAATCGAGGTTGATGTGCCTTACGAAGAGTACCTCTCCAAGAGAGAGACTGTTGTGGACTTGATTTATCCTAAAAACACAGAGATGGATTTATCCATCGCTATAGCATTTTATTTTGCCTCTAGAGGTAGGGGTAACGTAATGGAAGGCTCAaacagaataaaatataacagAACAGGTATAGTTTTATTCAGTGGACTAGGTGCTGATGAACTATACGGAGGATACCATAAACTTGCTAATaaatctgaagaagaacttaCCGTCGAGTTACAGAGACAAATCGAAGGAATCCATGATAGAAATTTGAACAGAGATGATAAGGTAATCTCAGACCACGGCGTTGAGGTTCGTTATCCTTTCCTAGATGAAGAGGTCATTCGTTTCTCTGTTTCCTTGCCCTTGAATTATAagataaacaaaaatatactGAGAGTCATGGCCAGAGATCTTCTAGGCCTTGAATTCATCAGTGACGAACCTAAGCGAGCTATTCAGTTTGGGGCCAGAAGTGCAAAAATGACCAAGGATAGTAACAAAAAGGGAACTGATTTACTAAAGATTCCCACTCAATGA
- the VPS9 gene encoding guanine nucleotide exchange factor VPS9 yields the protein MVSQNESVPKTGLPSHSDMALNNDEKANYYDFQSFLNIMRNPKAEPIVKYTKSFIRNFLTQKLNWTTAEQEKLINDFKLFIYDKLTTNEAFKDLSESELQNAKEGIEKLVMSKLYTRCFSPLLMEDKRCLESTHEQDIIDDTKLSEKILEFRFLKPEHLDILPSLINAKLINFIMLSGKELSKINNYRSPRDKIVCVLNSCKVLFGILKHNKKADGGADHFVPLLIFTLLKSDVDYLVSNVRYIERFRFPDFLTGESAYYLSTLQGAIKFILDMDKTSISVLESDEEFENKYNANQEEIKVLKQQKRAKSQVNILQASKNEAPSTHVMSPSPSGLILKPLDDAANSVISKINEFWTATTSQESPTTPTSNGEDNQEIDEHTATALAQQMEQKEHDNTLKTLQLMFPDLDPDLIQDVCIASKYRVGVCVDALLELVG from the coding sequence ATGGTCAGTCAGAATGAAAGCGTCCCAAAGACCGGTCTGCCATCTCATTCAGACATGGCTCtgaataatgatgaaaaagcTAATTATTATGACTTCCAATCCTTTCTTAATATCATGAGGAATCCAAAAGCAGAACCAATTGTAAAATACACGAAGTCATTTATAAGGAATTTCCTTACACAGAAGTTGAATTGGACCACTGCTGAACAGGAAAAGCTCATTAACGATTTTAAGTTGTTTATATATGATAAGCTAACTACAAATGAAGCATTTAAAGATCTAAGTGAATCTGAGTTGCAAAATGCCAAGGAAGGGATTGAGAAATTGGTGATGAGCAAACTTTATACAAGGTGTTTCTCCCCTTTGTTAATGGAAGATAAAAGATGTCTGGAGTCCACACATGAGCAAGATATAATAGACGATACAAAACTCAGTGAGAAGATTTTGGAATTCAGATTTCTCAAGCCAGAACACCTTGACATTCTTCCGAGTTTAATCAATGCAAAATtgatcaatttcatcatgCTTTCGGGCAAAGAACTCTCTAAAATCAACAACTACCGTTCACCTAGAGACAAAATTGTGTGCGTCCTAAATTCCTGTAAAGTTTTATTTGGGATATTAaaacataataaaaaaGCAGATGGAGGCGCTGATCATTTCGTCCCGTTGTTGATCTTTACTCTATTGAAAAGTGACGTTGATTATCTGGTGAGTAACGTCCGCTACATCGAAAGATTCAGGTTTCCTGATTTCCTTACCGGAGAGAGTGCGTACTATCTAAGCACTTTACAGGGAGCTATAAAGTTTATCCTTGATATGGACAAAACCTCGATCAGCGTGCTAGAATCTGATGAAGAGTTCGAAAACAAATACAACGCtaaccaagaagaaatcaaggTACTGAAACAACAGAAACGAGCAAAATCACAAGTTAACATTTTACAAGCTTCCAAAAATGAAGCCCCATCGACACATGTTATGTCTCCTTCCCCAAGCGGACTAATCCTAAAACCTCTCGACGATGCCGCAAATTCTGTTATATCGAAGATAAACGAGTTTTGGACCGCTACTACTTCTCAAGAAAGCCCTACAACTCCAACTTCCAACGGAGAAGATAATCAAGAGATTGATGAGCACACTGCCACCGCTTTGGCTCAGCAAATGGAGCAGAAAGAGCACGATAACACTTTGAAAACGCTGCAACTAATGTTCCCCGATTTAGACCCTGATCTAATTCAAGATGTCTGTATCGCAAGCAAATACCGTGTTGGAGTATGTGTCGATGCATTGTTAGAGTTGGTAGGATGA
- the ERO1 gene encoding ER oxidoreductin, giving the protein MILSVQWCLLAFVTLVQAVNSSKFPIKTVSDNETTNFCRMDKTEPIGSTCDVTFHEINEVNKKIRPQLLSLVQSDFFKYFKLDLYKECPFWNDNTGYCVNRACAVDVVEDWDSLPEYWQPEILGNIENATKSLEDDECAFLDELCDKPKSQISEKDIEYCDTRDFSSKDSVLVELTANPERFTGYGGEQSSQIWSSIYKENCFTLGDDKCLAKDAFYRLISGLHASIGTHLSNEHLNTETGKWEPNLELFMNRVGNFPDRVSNIYFNYAVVAKALWKIRPYMNELGFCNAYNEDVKGMIDGVVSQLDSKVFNEDLLFHDQVSSQLKDDFRARFKNVTKIMDCVQCDRCRLWGKVQTTGYATSLKILFEMDNDDEETRKNVVDKLTKYELIALFNTFDRLSKSVEAINNFEEMYNYQLKSPGEKLASFFQLDNFFKLLGEKFNHGNRSQQTKSKDVSGNDLSSKFEDIKMPPKKVTDNSKGVFREAWDTEWSNFKQAAWFVLRSYKELPSTISQYTLFQLNKIWNRFIGAPGFDEEEEFKLPPFEFGISTQT; this is encoded by the coding sequence ATGATATTATCGGTACAGTGGTGTCTCTTAGCGTTTGTAACGCTAGTTCAAGCGGTAAATTCTTCTAAATTTCCTATCAAGACAGTTAGCGACAATGAAACTACCAACTTCTGTCGTATGGACAAGACTGAGCCCATCGGGTCTACATGTGATGTGACTTTCCATGAAATCAACGAGGTGAATAAGAAGATCAGGCCCCAGTTGCTATCGTTGGTGCAAAgtgatttcttcaaatatttcaaattGGACTTGTATAAAGAGTGTCCCTTCTGGAATGATAACACAGGATACTGTGTGAACCGTGCATGTGCAGTAGATGTGGTTGAAGATTGGGACAGTTTACCGGAATACTGGCAACCAGAGATCTTGGGTAATATCGAGAACGCCACCAAATCTCTCGAAGACGATGAGTGTGCGTTTTTAGATGAGCTCTGTGACAAACCTAAATCGCAAATTTCTGAGAAAGATATTGAGTACTGCGATACCCGCGACTTCAGCAGCAAGGATTCTGTGTTGGTGGAGTTGACCGCAAACCCAGAAAGATTCACCGGTTATGGTGGTGAGCAATCGTCCCAAATTTGGTCTAGCATTTACAAGGAAAATTGCTTTACGTTGGGTGATGACAAGTGTTTGGCCAAAGATGCATTCTACAGATTAATTTCTGGCTTACATGCATCTATCGGAACTCATCTTTCGAATGAACATTTGAACACCGAGACTGGTAAGTGGGAGCCTAATTTAGAATTGTTCATGAACAGAGTGGGTAACTTCCCAGATAGAGTATCAAACATTTACTTTAACTATGCCGTTGTGGCTAAAGCATTGTGGAAAATCAGACCATATATGAACGAACTAGGTTTCTGTAACGCCTACAACGAAGATGTAAAGGGAATGATTGATGGAGTTGTATCTCAGCTTGACAGCAAGGTGTTCAACGAGGACTTGCTCTTCCACGACCAAGTTAGCAGCCAGTTGAAGGACGATTTCAGAGCCAGATTCAAGAATGTCACAAAGATTATGGACTGTGTCCAATGTGACAGATGCAGACTATGGGGTAAAGTTCAAACTACTGGTTACGCAACAAGTTTGAAGATCCTTTTCGAAATGGACAACGACGATGAAGagacaagaaaaaatgtcGTTGACAAACTAACCAAATACGAACTAATAGCATTATTCAATACATTCGACAGGCTATCCAAGTCTGTAGAGGCAATCAACAATTTTGAAGAGATGTACAATTACCAACTCAAGTCTCCCGGTGAAAAGTTGGCATCATTCTTCCAGTTGGACAACTTCTTTAAATTACttggtgaaaaattcaacCATGGGAATCGTTCGCAACAAACGAAGAGTAAGGACGTTTCAGGAAACGATCTCTCTTCGAAATTTGAAGATATAAAAATGCCACCAAAGAAGGTTACAGACAATTCCAAGGGCGTCTTCAGAGAAGCCTGGGATACGGAGTGGTCAAACTTCAAGCAAGCGGCATGGTTTGTGTTGAGAAGCTATAAAGAACTTCCATCCACAATCAGCCAATACACCTTGTTCCAATTAAACAAAATCTGGAATAGGTTTATTGGTGCCCCGGgctttgatgaagaagaagaattcaaactTCCTCCATTCGAATTCGGCATTAGCACACAAACctga
- the TAF13 gene encoding Taf13p, whose translation MSRRIRKTSLFSKDVASLMYAFGDVAQPLPETVQCIDELVVSYLSDICANAYFSAHTVKRNKIKVEDFRFVLRKDAVKLGRAEELIRMNKVITDARKQFDNSEGKSLKRVKDDGDDDHDHDHDNDHDQDHDHDHMSGDDEEESSMAEAMPVSRPVGRPRKKKTETNKKQRTS comes from the coding sequence ATGTCGCGTAGAATTCGGAAAACTAGCCTTTTCAGCAAGGATGTGGCGTCGTTAATGTATGCATTTGGAGACGTTGCGCAGCCATTGCCTGAAACAGTGCAATGCATCGATGAACTAGTGGTATCGTACTTGAGCGATATCTGTGCGAATGCGTACTTTTCTGCGCATACGGTGAAGAGGAACAAGATTAAGGTTGAGGATTTCAGGTTTGTGCTACGAAAGGATGCTGTGAAATTAGGGAGGGCAGAGGAATTGATACGCATGAACAAGGTGATTACTGATGCGAGAAAACAGTTTGACAACTCTGAAGGAAAATCGTTGAAACGGGTGAAGGACGATGGAGACGACGACCATGACCATGACCATGACAACGACCACGACCAAGACCACGACCACGATCATATGTCTGgtgatgacgaagaagagtcTTCAATGGCGGAAGCAATGCCTGTGTCTCGTCCCGTAGGAAggccaagaaagaagaagacagaAACCAATAAGAAGCAGCGCACATCATAG